The Verrucomicrobiaceae bacterium DNA window TGCATGGCTCATCGTGGGAGTGCTGTGGGTCGTCGCGGCGTTGAATTACCTGGACCGCATCATGATCACGACGATGCGGGATTCGCTCACGCAGGCGGTGCCGATGACGGATGCGCAGTTCGGCCTGCTGACAGCCGTTTTTCTTTGGGTGTATGGGTTGCTGAGCCCGCTCGCGGGATTTTTGGCGGATCGGTTTGATCGCAGTCGGCTGATTGTGATGAGTTTGCTGGTCTGGTCGTTGCTGACGTGGCTCACGGGGCATGCGCGGAGTTTTGAGGAGCTGACCGTGGTGCGGGCTCTCATGGGCATCAGTGAGGCGGCATATCTGCCAGCGGCGCTGGCGCTGATCGCGGATTACCATCGCGGCAGCACGCGCTCACTGGCGACGGGTATTCACATGACGGGGCTGAGCGTGGGCACTGGACTAGCGGGGATCGGTGGCTGGGTGGCGGAGAGGTACGGATGGTCGGCGGCGTTCGATGTGTTTGGGCTCTTCGGTGTCGTGTATGCACTGGCGTTGCTCTTTGTGCTCCGTGATCCACGGAGTGATGTCACTGCTCTCACGGGGCAGGGGGGCGGCCCTGCGGACGCGGAAACACCGCGTCTCGGCCAGGCGCTGGCCAGTTTGTTCAGTAGTAGCTCGTTCCTACTGCTTCTCGCCTTCTGGGGGCTGCTGGCGCTAGCAGGCTGGGCGGTGGCGGGGTGGATGCCGACGTATTTTAAAGAGCAGTTCAGGCTCGATCAGGGGGCGGCGGGTATTTCCGCCACGAGTTATCTCGCGGGTGCGATGTTGCTCGGAAAACTCGTCGGTGGAGCCTGGGCAGACCGCTGGAGCCGTACGAATGAGCGAGCTCGTATCCTGGTGCCAGCCATCGGCCTCTTCATCGCCGCCCCGGCTACGCTGCTCGTCGCCAAGACGAGCGTGCTGGCCCTCGCCATCGCTGGTTTGTCGCTTTACGGCTTCATGCGCGTGTTTTCGGATGCGAATCTGATGCCCATCCTCTGCCAGGTCTGTGATCGTCGCTACCGTGCGACGGGCTATGGTGTGTTGAACCTGTTTTCCTGCCTAGTGGGCGGTATCACCGTGTATCTCGGCGGGGTTTTGCGAGATGCGCA harbors:
- a CDS encoding MFS transporter — encoded protein: MSHPDRLPRAWLIVGVLWVVAALNYLDRIMITTMRDSLTQAVPMTDAQFGLLTAVFLWVYGLLSPLAGFLADRFDRSRLIVMSLLVWSLLTWLTGHARSFEELTVVRALMGISEAAYLPAALALIADYHRGSTRSLATGIHMTGLSVGTGLAGIGGWVAERYGWSAAFDVFGLFGVVYALALLFVLRDPRSDVTALTGQGGGPADAETPRLGQALASLFSSSSFLLLLAFWGLLALAGWAVAGWMPTYFKEQFRLDQGAAGISATSYLAGAMLLGKLVGGAWADRWSRTNERARILVPAIGLFIAAPATLLVAKTSVLALAIAGLSLYGFMRVFSDANLMPILCQVCDRRYRATGYGVLNLFSCLVGGITVYLGGVLRDAHISVSALFQAAAVGLLVCGVLMVCVKPQKPDA